The Caldalkalibacillus uzonensis genome includes the window AAAGCAAGGGAGGGGACTCTGCCCTCATCCTGTTCAGCACAAGGGCACAGACATACAAGTATCCCAAGGGAAAAATTCCTCCTAAGGATATGGTAGAACTGGCCACATCCTTCCTCGGTGGCGGCACATACTTTGATAAACCGCTTAAAGAAGCATTGGAGGTGATAGAGAAAAGTTGGTTCAACAAAGCTAATCTTATATTTGTTGCAGACGGAAATGCGTAACTTAATAGCAGCTTTGTGGAGATGTTCAACCAATGCAAGAGAGAGAAACAGTTTAGTGTACTGAGTATTATATTAGGACATGAAAATAGGAGCACAGTGGAGTTGTTTTCGGGATTTCTTTTTCATTTATCCGCTCTCCTGTCATATGCTTAAAGTATAATGTGTTTGCATATTGGGATCTGTAAGCTGAATGACCACGCTTTTTTTATATTTTTAACAATGAAATAAATGCAGATTACGAAAAATGTAAGCTAAATGACTGAATGCATCATCGTTATAATGTAATTTTTGATAAGACATTAAGAAGGAGGGATTTTAGTGCTGTTAAGTCCAATGCCTGAATTTAAACTGAAAGATATCCATGGGAATATTGTTTCAACAGCCAATTATATCGGCAAAAAAACCCTGATTTTTATGTGGGCCTCCTGGTGACGTTGCCGTGAACAACTGCCTGGATGGCAGACGTTTTATGAAAAGCATAAACATAAAAACTTTGATATCTTATCGGTGGCTGTTGATATTCTAGGAGC containing:
- a CDS encoding TlpA family protein disulfide reductase, translated to MLLSPMPEFKLKDIHGNIVSTANYIGKKTLIFMWASW